The Setaria viridis chromosome 9, Setaria_viridis_v4.0, whole genome shotgun sequence sequence CCGTGGAGTCTTTAGTGTCACTGTTCATTATGTCTTCTACTCGCAAGTTACTGGCACCTGGCAAATACTTGAGGATTGAGTAATCAGCAGGATCTGAGATGTCGACCATGAATTCAGGTGAAAGCGAACGCCCCATCACTTGGGCATGGCAGACACTGtcaacacacacaaaaaaaaaacaaaactgtTACCGTCACAGAGTTGATGCATATCCAAGGAGATGCTTCAGACGAATTATAAAAAGCAGCCTCTACTTTAGATTAGATGTAGACCAGAAAATTCACATCACTAGATAGCATGTGTTTCTTGTGGAGGCAATATATAGACAACTACATCGTACATGTTCCACATACACAAAGTTGCTTCAACACAAGGATCAAAGACAAAGTTAcggggaagatcgtaggaaatGGCTGTGATGTAGACAGACTTGTTTTAGGTTGCAGTGGGAAATAAGCTGCGCACTTATATTCCAGCTTGAAGCTGAACGTATATGCAATCTCAAAATTTGCATAACAACCATGCCAAATTCCCTTCTCGGAACTAAATTATGCCATCGTCACTTTGTACGAAGAGAACCATAAAACAACTGACCAATCAACATTGAGAATCAGAAGATTGAGAACTCACCATATGTAATACTTATCATCTGTAGCTTGTTTCTGTATTCTTCCCAGCAGTTCAATCTTCACTACCCCACCGACGCAAAGGACAGGACGCGGAAGCTTGAAGGTTTGTAGCACATTTTCCTATCACGCCGAAATAAGATGGCATCAGTAAAATTTCCATATCATCCATTCAGGTCTAACCGAGGAGTAACTTACAgtactaagggcctgtttgataccgggggctaaactttagccctatcacatcggatgtttgatactaattaagaatattaaatataggctaattacaaaactaattacacagatggaggctaatttgcgagacggatctattaagcccaattagtccatgatttgacaatgtggtgctacagtaaccatttgctaatgatggattaattaggcttaatagattcgtctcgcgaattagtccagggcttttgcaattagttttataattagctcatgtttagtcctcctaattagcatccgaacatttgatatgacaaagggctaaactttagccaagaatccaaacacaccctaaaacTCATTATTCAGCCAGTGAGATACTCTGTCATGGGCACTCGGCCCATAGTCTCATcaaacacaaaaataaaataaaaggcaaGCCACAGGAATTTCTTGTGGACTTGACTGCAATAGTGCTACATAGATTAAAACTGAACCGTTCCATCGTTGAAGGATAACATGGTGACTGGaagtttcaaatttgaattaaaaagcGTAGTACAACTAGTCTAGCATTAAGATCATAGAACAACTTGACTATCTTGCAAATGGAATGATCTCTCCAGTATATTCCAGACACATCGCTAAAATTCTCAAAAGTGTCGGTATCTATATTTTATATACCCCCGCAGGAATCAATTGATCATGATAAGACATGATAAAGTAGCTATACAGTGCCGGATGTGATCTTAAAAgaagctgctgcctgctggtcgGTAGATTAGTCAAACTAGAGAGGGGGGAAGATGCTAACAGTTTTAACTCACCTGAAGCATCGGGAACTCCGGTGACGTGTACGTCCACACGTAATTTTCATCAGCGATTGCCTTCTGGTTCTCATTCTCATCCGTGACAAAAGACTCTTCTCCAGGAGGAAGCTTGGAATGTCCCAGCCGAATTCGCACCGCCTTTGAAGAGTAGATAGGATCGCCAATCTGAAAGAAAGCTACAGTAACACGAAACCAAAAAAGGCAATGGAATTCACAGGATCAATCTCTGCGAAAGTCAAATCTAATTGTAGGCATTGGAAACATCAGGACACAGCCTAAATCAGGTACACATGTCCTACCTTTGAACGGCCGTATCCTGACCTCATCAATGATGCAGATATCAGAGTTTAGCCTGTAGGTGAGGCTCTCCGGCACGTCGGGGtcaacctcgccgccgctggaccAGTACGACGGGCGGTGGTTGATGCGCTCCTGCGGCTCGAGCGTGTTGTCTATGGTCTCGTCGGGGAAATAGTCGGTGCTGGAGGCCCCGATGCAGTGGAGGATGCAGTCCATGGAGGGCTTGTCGGAGACGAGGGCGCCCCCGAGGCAGGAGTACACGGCGTGGTCCCTCTCGCGGGTCCTGGACTCGGCGTCGCGGCTGGACCCGGAggaggcgcgcgccgcggcggcggcggccggcggcgatcgGGTCACCACGACCGCGCGGGTGAAGTTGGCGACCTCGGGGCATATCCGTCGGCACAGGCTCTTGCAGAATCCGTTGTCGATGACTGCATGGGAattgggagggagagggggggaATCAAGCGTCGAGCTCAGCAACCAACCCAATTACGCAACCCGACGAACGACAGGAGAAGGCGAACAAGAGTTGTCTAGAAATCAATCCGTATTGGAGGGAGACGAGACCCCAAGGACGCCTTCGGCGTCCAGGGGTCACGGACCTGGGCCCCCGGGGGGGGGGATGTAAGAAAAATTACCAATTTGACCCGAGATGAGACGAGAGAGACAGGCGAGGCAATTGGGATTTGGGATGAGAAGCGAGCGTACCGAATTGGCGCCAGGAGCgtgagacggcggcggcgcgggcgaggtcgGCGGGGTCGTCGAGGAGCTGGAAGATGCAGGAGGAGGTGTCGGGGCCCACCCAGTCGAGGAAGTCCCAGCCGCCGGtgtcctccacctccatctccatcaccTCCATCTCCATGGAAGCTACTCTCTCTCGTGTGTGCGGGAAGTGGAgggcgggtggtggtggaggaagggaaggaagcGAGCGGGAACCGAACCGAGTTTGGGGGCGCCGTTCCTTTGCGTGGCCGCTTTTGCTTGCCTTTGCCTGCCTCTGCCTGCGCCGGGTCGGTGTTGGGGCGCTTCATTGCGGGCGCTTTCGGGGGGAGGGGACGCAACGCAGGGGCCCCGCGCCTTTCGCTGCGCGGCCGCGGCCTGACGGGTGGCAAGCAAGCAAACTTGTGGCGCTCTTCTGGCCGCCCGCCAAACGATTTCCGCCTGCGGCCGCCGGTCGGATCCCCCCGGGCACGCCCCCGCCGTATGGTTTCTGGTATCTCTCTGGCGTCGTGTCCGGTCGCGTCTCCCCCTCTCCCGTCCCGGGTGGCCACGCCGCCCGTGCCGCACCCGTCTAGACCGTTGCGTGATGAGTGTTGCCGTGTTGGCGGCAGCTACCGCGCGGTCAAAGGAGTGCAGGCACTTTTGGGTGCAAGTGCAACAGCTTCTTGTGATTTGCAAGGTAAACGAAAGGTGAAAGATCGTGTCTGGTGGTAGGTCTTGCCAAAAAAGAAAGGGCGTCACGGCTAGGTTAAGCTAGGATATAAGCGGACCGTGAACACACACCTGTTAACAAATTTGATCGTCCTCATGCATGGCCGTGTTAACAAATTCGGGCCCATCAACTCTGAATGGGTGAATCATGAACATAGGCCGTGTCAACAAAATTCAGGCCCATGAAGATTAATGAGCGAATTATCACGAACACAGGCCGTGTTCATGAAGTATCACATTAGTTGGGCTTGTCAACAATTACATGGAGGAAATTGGAGGAACCTCAATGCCTTCTCtcatagcaaaaaaaaaaaaaaaaaaaaaaaacctatgCCGCAATTGATGCTGATCACGCTACCAGGATTTAAAAGAACCAGATTTCGGCCTTCACCCAACAATTTGGGCAGCCCCGGTGACACTGATGCAGGTTTTAACTTTGTCAGAAGCACCAATAATTTTGAAGCCCCACTCAACATTTCAACACTCAATCATCacaaataaaaatgaataatTATAATCAAGAGTCAAGACTTGGGGGCAAACGACATTGTGAAGAGAAATAGAACTAGTATAGCCGTGTGGATCACAACAGGTAACTAAAATCCAGAGCTCAATACATACAGGTTTCCTGTCCTAGGCGGTCAGCACCATGACCACTGTGAGAAAGTGAAAACTAAAGCACACTGATGCCATCATtcccaaaaataaaaaagaaaaatcactcTACCATGTGCACATGCTTTCTTAGCATAAAATTAGCCCAAGATAAAAAGGGTAGGCCTCTTAGATTCCTCTACAACTCTAATGTATAGTGATACTCTATCAAGTGTGCAAACTCATTTCTGAGACCTGATCACCCTTTCTGGCTCAAAGCCTTTCGGGTATATTAGTACTGAATCGACGCACAGACCACCTTTTGTATGAGTGCAGTCGATTTGGGCCAGCGAGAACTTCAGTTTGATTGGTTGCTCAGAGCCTGATGCAACGAAATCACCAACGTGGTACAAAATCCAGCTCCCAGGCTCATCTAAGTAACACTGGGACACGGCATGCTGACCATCTGATGCAGAGAACTGAAACCGTACAGGCTTCTTGTCCCAGCCATGGATTTGCTCTGAGCTGCAGATATGGCGACCAAAACGTGTTGAAGACTTGCCAAGATGAAGCCTGAAGTATAGGCTGTAGGTCCCTACAGGGAAGCAGAAATCGACTTCTCCAACTACCTCAAACCACCAGATTTGCTGGAGATATGCAATTGAGTGGAACCTGCAGGATCATACAGAAAAGGTATGGTTCAGTTTATTTTCACTATATAATATACGGGGAATTGAGTTCTCCCAAGTGGGAACCAAATTAATCAAAGAATGAATTTGTTTCTAATTTTCTATTACATTGGCATCACCATTGACAGTAAATTGCCAGTTTTTAGTAACACTCACAGCAACCAGCCATTTTTTAACAATAATGATACAAATAAAAAGCCATATGAACCACATGACTCTCAATGATATAACAGCTCTGTAAACGTGGAACAAAACTTTCATGCTTCCAGCCAAAAGTGAGAAAATACAAGCATGTGGAAACAAACATTGTGTACTCACGGAAATGCTTGTATAGTGTTCATGCTATTGGCCTAGAACTAGAAAGGCAACCTCCAATGACAACACAACAACCAAAGGCATACATATAGAGCAAATTGTTTCTTCGTTTTTTACTCAGAAGCTTCCACTTATCACCAGGGCTAGCATCATGAAAACAATTCATTTTCGTATTTAAATATTTTCATCAATACAATTCAatcaaaaaagagaaaaatgatTTCACCTTACTCTACTTTTGCGATTTTCAACTGTAACAACAAAAATCATTCATTACAATCCGACAATACACAAGGCAGAGATGTCAACAACCGTAGAGGCAGAAACAAAATGGAAGAGATAAATTTCAACATGGTAGGAACAAGGAAAGAAAGATGTGAGTTAATATTTACCTAGATTCAGTGGTTGGCATGTTAACCCAGTATCTTCTATCATCAATCCCCGTTATCACCAGCGCTTTCGATGACAGCGCCATGCAAATGCCACCTTTGGTCTTCTCTACCCAGAATTCCTGCCGGACAAAGCAGAAAAGTACACGTTGGAAAACTTCTCCATAGACCAAAAATGTAAATTACTCAATTTCGTTCCATTGGTCGAAGCTAAGACAGTGGAACCacgagaattttttttaaaggaagCTTCATAGTTCCCCTAAAACCGACACTttcttagaacaaaaaaaaaatcaaactcgaAGGCATAAGAGTTGAATTTCGATGAACCAATCCAAACAAGATTTGTCGAGAACTATCAGaaactttctttttcttgcaaGGGCTAAAACTTCTTTTTGAGTCGATTTAGTATCATCAATTGATAAACAAATTACAAGAACTTAACACTATGCGTGCTCCGAAACTCACCCATATCCAAACTTCTTGAACCAGTGGGAAAGCCTTGTTGAAAATCAAAACGGAACGAGACCGACCAAAAAGTAGAAAAATCTCACCCTTCTGCCACCGTCAAACGGAACAGGCTTGGCGAGCCTCGCGAAGATGTCCATCTTCCCCATTTCTCCCTCCTCAGCACTATCGACGAAACGTAGGAGACGACCGTAGTTCTCCGGCAGCTTAGCCTCCCACACgaagtccgccgccgccgcgccgcggaaCGCACGGTTCAGCCGCGCGAGCCGGCATATGTCTGGCGCGTCGAGGTGGAGCAGCACCTCCGCGGCGCACAGCTCCGGCAGGTCGCCCAGCCCAGCGCGCGCGACCTTGCCGCTGGGCTCCATCCCCGCGAGGTCCGACGCGCCCGCGCCCATGCTTCCTCTCGCCGCCTCCAGTCGCGACAACCGAGCAAAAGAGCGCGCCTTTTATTCGATTCGCGCGCGCCAGTAGCCAACAGGGAGCCAAAGCCGCTTCCAAGAACTCGATCCTGTGTCGAGCTCTCGAGGAATCAATCCACAAAAGGCGCGAGCTTCAGCGATTCGTGCGCACCCGATTCGAGCAACCAAGAATATAACTTCCCACCAAGAATAGCAGCACCGCACTAGGAAGCGCGAGCTGAAGGATGGAGAAGGCACCGGATGCAAAGAACTGGTTCGGGCCCAAGACAGTTGAGGATTTTGTTCGAGCTCCTGCCGATCGTGTGCTTTGCGCTTTGGAGGGCCCGAGAGAGCCAAGGAAAGGCGTTGTATGGGACTGGGAGGAGCCAGGAGGAATGAGAAGGCGGAGAGAATGCGGAAGGGAGAGGTTGGTGCGCATTTATGTTTGACTTTTCTGACCAATAAACTCCCTGAAATGCATAGCAATTGTGACAAACTCCTTGGGTGCTTATCTGTGACACTAATTAGTGATGACGTCTATCAGATTAAGAATTTGGTAAAGACAATTGCTAATTAAAACTTCTGGAGGGGTTACCGGGAAAGATGTATAGCTAGTTGTGGATTAGGCACGTAGCagataaaaaaaacagaagagCTTCAGTTTCTTTGTTTGGTGAGACAAGCAGCTACCTAAGACCGATGTAGTATACTCCTATGTAGCTTCTCTCAAACATAATTTTCTGTTAGGTATTTCAAGCACCAGAGGTAGCTTTCGGCCACAATAAATTAAATTGAAAGCTGGCCTTTTCTCTTGTAGCTCTCCAATTAGTTGTGCTGATCTTTGCTCaaataaaatacaaaaaaataattaattgtCATAGGACATTTTTGG is a genomic window containing:
- the LOC117840608 gene encoding F-box protein At4g00755, translating into MEMEVMEMEVEDTGGWDFLDWVGPDTSSCIFQLLDDPADLARAAAVSRSWRQFVIDNGFCKSLCRRICPEVANFTRAVVVTRSPPAAAAAARASSGSSRDAESRTRERDHAVYSCLGGALVSDKPSMDCILHCIGASSTDYFPDETIDNTLEPQERINHRPSYWSSGGEVDPDVPESLTYRLNSDICIIDEVRIRPFKAFFQIGDPIYSSKAVRIRLGHSKLPPGEESFVTDENENQKAIADENYVWTYTSPEFPMLQENVLQTFKLPRPVLCVGGVVKIELLGRIQKQATDDKYYICVCHAQVMGRSLSPEFMVDISDPADYSILKYLPGASNLRVEDIMNSDTKDSTEWHSLVARYRQMRHRAMLNMLLGPVHFMDEDDDVGAVTDDDIYM
- the LOC117840610 gene encoding F-box protein PP2-A13 — translated: MGAGASDLAGMEPSGKVARAGLGDLPELCAAEVLLHLDAPDICRLARLNRAFRGAAAADFVWEAKLPENYGRLLRFVDSAEEGEMGKMDIFARLAKPVPFDGGRREFWVEKTKGGICMALSSKALVITGIDDRRYWVNMPTTESRFHSIAYLQQIWWFEVVGEVDFCFPVGTYSLYFRLHLGKSSTRFGRHICSSEQIHGWDKKPVRFQFSASDGQHAVSQCYLDEPGSWILYHVGDFVASGSEQPIKLKFSLAQIDCTHTKGGLCVDSVLIYPKGFEPERVIRSQK